From Inquilinus sp. Marseille-Q2685:
AATTGGAGCGGCGATAGCCTCGGGGGCGGGCGAGTTCCCGTCGGTGAGTGTCGAATTGCGGCGGCTGCCTGATCCGGAGGCGACCGGTCTCGGCGGCCCAGAGGTCCAGATCTTCGATCCGGATAAGGATGTCGACTCGCTGAAAGCCTACGACGCGATCGTGTTGGGTGCGCCAACCTGCTTCGGCAACATCTCGCCGCCAATGATGGAGTTCCTTGCTCGAACCAACACGCTGTGGAAGCAGCGGGCGCTCGTCGGAAAGGTGGGCGGCGCGTTCACGTCCTCGGCATCCCAGCACGGCGGTCAGGAAGTCACGCTGCGCGCGCTGCACACGAGTTTTCTTCATCATGGGATGACGGTCGTGGGAGTGCCCTACTTGGCTCGCGGCCTCGGAACGATGACCGAGCTCAGCGGTGGCACGCCCTACGGCGCGAGCACTGTCTGCGGGCCGGATGGCGCCCGAGCGCCGTCGGTGACCGAAGTCGAGATCGCAAGATTCCAGGGGCTACACACTGCGGCGACAACGGCCGCCATGGTGCGGGGCCGGGCAGCTCTGGGTCAGGACATGGCGGCGGAGTAACCAGAATCCGCGGTTCTCCGAGCACTCGAGTTCTATTCATTTTGTCAGTCATGAAGTGGAATAGGAGTAGGCCGACATGGGCGCCAATAATATCAACGCATTCTGCGTCGATCCTACCGAACAATTCGTGTTCGCCGGTACGAAGCTCGGAGAGCTTCAGGTTATCGCGATTGACAAATTCGAAGTGATCGAGCGGAAGCAGGCGCATTTCGGATCGATCGAGGCGGTTGCTCGGCACGCATCGCTCCCATATTTCGCGACGCTCGGTAACGACAGGCTGGTCACAGTCTGGCGATTTTCCACAGAAGGCGCCGTCGAACTGCTGCACTCGATCAATGTGCGCGACACCGTCCCGGACAGCGACAAGGAGTTGATCTTACCATTCCCATCGACATCACAGGCACTGGCCTTTCACGAGAATGGCCGCCGCATTGCTGGCCACAGCGGCAATGCGGGCCTGTTCGAGATCGACTTTGACGACACAGGCTGGCGAGTGGTCCGCTGCACGAGACCATTCGCCGAGGACGACCTCATAACGGTGCGATATCTGCCGAACAGCGATCGAATGCTCGCAGCTTCGGTGAGAGGGGAGGTCGCGCTCGTCGAGGAGGGCGCGGTGCTCAAGCGCTGGGATTTCGGCAGTCACAACAACCGCCAGGTGATCCATTGGTTCGAGCCGGTGGGCGCGCCCGGCCAATACCTCGTCGCTAGTGACGGACAGCAAGTGATCCGGTTTGATGTCGAAGACCGCGAGCCGGCAGTGCTGGGGCCATTGATTGCCCGCGACCATCTGGAACACGTCACCCTTAATCGAACCTCCGGACGGGCGTTCATCAGCAGCTTCGATCGGCGGGTTCAGGAGATCGACAAGACCACATGTGAGAGCCTAGCCGTGATCTGGAACGCTCCTTTCAAGCTCCGGTGGATCAAGACGCTTGAGCGCTCTCCAAGCACCATGATCGTGAACTGTCGCGACGGCGCCCTCTATAAGATCGATGTCGATCAGAAACGGGTGCTGGCGCGGATCAAGGAGACGCCCGACTGTCTTTGGACAGGGGTGATCAATCAAGACTCGATTCTGATTTACGGCGAGGGCCGACAGGTCAACCGCTATCGGGCTACCGCTGTCGACCGGTCTCGCCGTCGTACTCTCTTTTCCGCAGAGTCCGTGCCGTTTGACGCCGAACCAACGGGCTACGTCAAGCGAGCGTTCAGAGATGCGTCGACCGGAATGATCGCTTTGGGGCTTACCAGCGGCGAAGTCCTTCTCGACCGCGGCAATGGACCTGCTCTCTTGTGCAATATTGGGGAAGCAGTGCGCGATCTGACCTTCGACCATGGGTCTGAACGCCTGTTCGTTGCGTGTGAAGATGGCACCGTTCGGTCCGTGTCGATCAGTGATGGCCAGAGCGAAACGCTGCTTCAAGCCGATCGACCGATTTGGTGCCTTGCCTTGCACCCCACCCGCAATCTCCTCGCCGTCGGGCAACGTATCCTCTCTGCCGAGCTCCTGAACCTGGACGACGGGACCCGCCGTGAATTTGCGCAAGGAATGCGGTTCAACAAGCGGATGCGCTGGTTTGACGACGACACGCTCTTCTTCGGAAGTGGCGGCAATATTTGGCGGTATAAGCTCTCGGACGACGCTCACTCGCCTTTCGTGGTCAGGCTCGGCAACACCGTTGAGGATTTTGACTGGGACGAGAACAAGAATTTTCTTGCCGTCGTCAGCTATACAAGACAAGTTTTCCTTTGCGATCCAAAAACGGGCTCGGTCCTGGATAAGACCGGAAACGGGATCGACTACTCGAAAGGCGTCTTGTTCCTAAATAACGGCACAGACCTCGCGCGCTATCCCGGAGACTTCATTGTGTTCGGCCGTGATGGATATCCCGATCATTTTCGGGTCCACGATGATCGTATCGTCTGTCATGGCCCCCTTGCCACCAGTGGACCCGTGGCGCAGCAAGGGAGGTCACAATGATCAACGGCGACCTCTGAGTCCAATGGACCCGGCGCTTCGGCGCCGGGTCCTGACCCAAAATCCTGTGATGGAGCAAGATCAGCATGATGACCGTCGGCGATCAGCCTCGCGCGCGCGACGAGGCGTGGCGTGCGCTAACGAAGATGGCCACCATCTATCGGCAGTCGCACTTGCTATACGCCGCGCTGGAGCTTCAAGTCTTTTCTCGTCTATCGGAAGACGGCGCTAAAGCGGAGCAGCTTGCAGCGGAAATCGGCCTCGATCTCCTCCCCGCAACCTTACTGCTGAACGGACTGGTCGGAGTCGGGTTGCTTAAAAAGATCGAAGGGCGATTCTACGCTGAGCCGTCGATTCAGGAGCTCCTCGGCGCTGGGGAGCATTCCGTGGTCGACCAACTGCTGCAGCACAAAGCGCAGAATCCCGCTTGGCTCGGGATGGCCGACATTCTTCGAGGCAATGCCGAGCGACCGCATGAGAGTTACGAGTCCATTCTGTTCGCGAGCGACCACATGGACGGTTACCTCAAGATGGTCAGATCGGTGAACGCGCCGGATATGGCGGGGTTTATCGACCTTGTGGTGGCGCATCTTCCACGCGCTGCCAACGTGCTGGACCTCGGCGGCGGTCACGGGGAACACGCTGTCCTATTGCTGGACCGGCTCCCTTCCGCTGAGGTCACCCTGCTCGACCTTCCAAAGGCTATTGAGGTGTGCGATCGGCTCCAGGCCAAGAATCCACATCGGGCTCGTCTCCATTTGCGCTCCGGGGACGCGCTCTTGCTGTCCTCACGCGACGAGTTCGACGGCATCATGACGAGTGACATGATGCATTCGTTCGACGCTGAAGGAAAACGCCGGATCATTGCCAATTGCATCAAGGCCTTGCGGCCTGGCGGCATACTCGCCATTTCCAAGTTCCGGCGTCTTCGGGACGCCGACGATACTGCAAGCACCTCAATGTTTGCGCTGAAAGTTTATCTCAACTCGCACGGTGGGTACCTGGAAAGCGATGAGGAGGTTCATGAAATGCTTGCAGAGGCCGATTTGGAAGGCATCGAGAGCCGGCGCATCGGATCGGACAAGACTGTCATCATTGCGCGGAAGCCGGCGCGGGCTTCCTGCGCGGCGTGAAGCTTGACGATCAGGTGGATGATGACGCCCCTCACCTACGACGAAATCATACGACCTCACGATCCTGAGGCGTTTCGAAGCACAATCTATGGAACGAGATTCGTTCCCATGTCCGGTCTGCGTGATCGCTTCCGGAATCTCGTGTCATGGGATGCTCTGAATTCTATCCTCGAGACGCATCTGCTCGAGCCGCCGCGATTCAGACTGGTTAAGGACGGTGTGGTGTCCGATCCCCGGACGACTCCCGACCACCTCCACGAGCGACGTGGCGAGCGCATGCCGTGGCTCGATCCTGCCGAACTCCAGCGGCAGCTGCGGGAGGGTGCCACCATTGCTGTCAATGGGATGGACGAGATGCATCCCCCGGTCCGCGCTCTGTGCGAGGATCTCACCCGAAACCTGAAATGTCACTTCCAGGCGAACCTCTTCGCGTCATTTGGATCCTCTGCAAGCTTCGGTGCGCACTGGGACGGACATGACGTCTTCATTGTGCAGGTCGCGGGCCGCAAACACTGGACCCTGTTCGGCCCCAACTCTTCGCACGGCGACCGCTGTCCTGAAGAGGTTGCATGGGATGGCCTCCTTGAGAGCGGCGATGTCCTATACATGCCCCGCGGGACATGGCACGACGTCCGCGCCGTTAACGAGCCCTCGCTTCACCTGACGATCGGCGGCATTAACAGGACAGGCGCGCACTTCATGGATTGGCTGATCCGGCAAGTCCGCGATGAACCGCTGTTTCGCCAGGATCTGCCACGATTCCAGTCTGTTGAGATGCGGAGGGCGCATGTAG
This genomic window contains:
- the wrbA gene encoding NAD(P)H:quinone oxidoreductase, with the protein product MPQVSILVLFHSRRGHVARIGAAIASGAGEFPSVSVELRRLPDPEATGLGGPEVQIFDPDKDVDSLKAYDAIVLGAPTCFGNISPPMMEFLARTNTLWKQRALVGKVGGAFTSSASQHGGQEVTLRALHTSFLHHGMTVVGVPYLARGLGTMTELSGGTPYGASTVCGPDGARAPSVTEVEIARFQGLHTAATTAAMVRGRAALGQDMAAE
- a CDS encoding class I SAM-dependent methyltransferase — encoded protein: MMTVGDQPRARDEAWRALTKMATIYRQSHLLYAALELQVFSRLSEDGAKAEQLAAEIGLDLLPATLLLNGLVGVGLLKKIEGRFYAEPSIQELLGAGEHSVVDQLLQHKAQNPAWLGMADILRGNAERPHESYESILFASDHMDGYLKMVRSVNAPDMAGFIDLVVAHLPRAANVLDLGGGHGEHAVLLLDRLPSAEVTLLDLPKAIEVCDRLQAKNPHRARLHLRSGDALLLSSRDEFDGIMTSDMMHSFDAEGKRRIIANCIKALRPGGILAISKFRRLRDADDTASTSMFALKVYLNSHGGYLESDEEVHEMLAEADLEGIESRRIGSDKTVIIARKPARASCAA
- a CDS encoding cupin domain-containing protein, giving the protein MMTPLTYDEIIRPHDPEAFRSTIYGTRFVPMSGLRDRFRNLVSWDALNSILETHLLEPPRFRLVKDGVVSDPRTTPDHLHERRGERMPWLDPAELQRQLREGATIAVNGMDEMHPPVRALCEDLTRNLKCHFQANLFASFGSSASFGAHWDGHDVFIVQVAGRKHWTLFGPNSSHGDRCPEEVAWDGLLESGDVLYMPRGTWHDVRAVNEPSLHLTIGGINRTGAHFMDWLIRQVRDEPLFRQDLPRFQSVEMRRAHVEALASTVLARVTLAGLDQFLRDQVARIPQRTYLSMPDLARTDRASLPDNSKIRLSGPALPDVIDEHPNGVDVQRAGARRRYPYWMIPVLRLLWDGKVHSVRNLLSAAVEAPSLELAREGIRILLDDGIAHLIRSGTSLEPTASLVEGSSGDARANSLNVELDGGWNEPAGGGFGRR